From a single Lactococcus allomyrinae genomic region:
- a CDS encoding MarR family transcriptional regulator, which yields MDNKALVLEAFQNSVEMLDAKAVAEITGIEKSEVSKVIAKLKKEGVLTSPKRCFYEVVK from the coding sequence ATGGATAATAAGGCACTGGTACTTGAAGCTTTCCAAAACTCAGTAGAAATGCTGGATGCGAAAGCTGTGGCAGAAATCACAGGTATCGAAAAATCAGAAGTTTCAAAAGTTATTGCTAAGCTAAAAAAAGAAGGTGTGCTTACTTCACCAAAACGCTGTTTTTATGAAGTGGTAAAGTAA
- the arr gene encoding NAD(+)--rifampin ADP-ribosyltransferase: MTDRKFGDEMTEILDAGPFYHGTKADLQIGDLLTAGFQSNYQSKVIMNHIYFTALADGAGFAAELARGQGKPRVYQVEPTGDFENDPNVTDKKFPGNPTRSYRSSQPLKIIDEIHDWKKQSPEAIQKWREKIAKSKGDILN; encoded by the coding sequence ATGACTGACAGGAAATTTGGAGATGAAATGACAGAAATATTGGATGCTGGGCCTTTTTATCATGGAACAAAAGCTGACTTACAGATTGGGGATTTGCTGACAGCAGGTTTTCAATCAAATTATCAATCGAAAGTCATCATGAATCATATTTATTTTACGGCACTAGCAGATGGTGCAGGATTTGCAGCAGAGTTAGCACGAGGGCAAGGAAAGCCTAGAGTTTATCAAGTTGAACCAACGGGTGATTTTGAAAATGATCCAAATGTGACAGATAAAAAATTTCCAGGAAATCCAACCCGCTCTTATCGAAGCAGTCAACCTTTAAAAATTATTGATGAAATTCATGATTGGAAGAAACAAAGTCCAGAAGCAATCCAGAAATGGCGTGAAAAAATTGCTAAATCAAAAGGAGATATTCTTAACTAA
- a CDS encoding TIGR02206 family membrane protein, with protein MNSFFVSNANAKGPGFGLFSLTHIITLCVLGVISFFICRYYFRASLINRNKLRVILASSILLLEVFKDIVLSITGQFTFGDLPFQLCGIGIFIVAYDAFRSNKTSRELMYSLTLPGAIAALLTPDWVTNHFINLFVWQSFIIHTLLVSYVLMRMIAKEFQPQWRQLWRVIVFLLIMTPIVSILNRQWHQNFFYIETPVAGSPLEPIALIFGSFYILGMVILVAVIWLVMYLPWIVHGRKNINK; from the coding sequence ATGAATTCATTTTTTGTCTCAAATGCAAACGCAAAAGGTCCAGGATTTGGTCTGTTTAGTCTTACTCACATCATCACACTTTGTGTTCTAGGAGTGATAAGTTTTTTTATTTGTCGTTATTATTTCAGAGCGAGTTTGATAAATCGCAATAAATTGCGGGTAATCTTGGCAAGTAGTATTTTACTGCTAGAAGTTTTTAAAGATATTGTTCTCTCAATCACAGGACAGTTTACTTTTGGGGATTTGCCGTTTCAATTATGTGGTATTGGTATCTTTATTGTCGCTTATGATGCATTTCGCAGCAATAAAACAAGTCGTGAACTAATGTATAGTCTGACTTTACCTGGCGCGATTGCAGCATTACTTACACCAGATTGGGTAACAAATCATTTCATAAATCTCTTTGTTTGGCAGAGTTTCATCATACATACGTTACTTGTTAGCTATGTATTGATGCGGATGATTGCCAAAGAGTTTCAACCTCAATGGCGTCAACTTTGGCGTGTCATTGTGTTTTTACTCATTATGACTCCAATTGTGTCTATACTTAATCGACAATGGCATCAAAATTTTTTCTACATTGAAACACCAGTGGCAGGAAGTCCGTTAGAACCAATCGCTCTCATCTTTGGATCTTTTTATATTTTAGGAATGGTGATTTTAGTTGCTGTAATTTGGTTGGTAATGTATCTTCCGTGGATTGTTCATGGACGAAAAAATATTAATAAATAA
- a CDS encoding HAD family hydrolase, whose amino-acid sequence MDYKNYIWDLGGTLLDNYESSSHAFAATLWQLAERVILHTEAYDALKISTAFAVEKFANDVPGFLEAYKKLEAEVLEKPILFDGAADVLSLLAASGQRNFMISHRNNQVLSILKAAKIEQYFTEVVTSDNGFKRKPAPDSINYLIKKYQLIPSETVMIGDRALDIEAGCTAGIATIFFDAKLTSDKATRHIQSLREIIQD is encoded by the coding sequence ATGGACTATAAAAATTATATCTGGGATTTGGGCGGAACTTTGCTAGATAATTATGAAAGCTCTAGTCATGCATTTGCAGCAACACTTTGGCAACTTGCTGAACGTGTTATTTTACACACAGAAGCTTACGATGCTTTGAAAATTTCAACTGCGTTTGCCGTTGAAAAATTTGCAAATGATGTTCCGGGCTTTTTAGAAGCTTATAAAAAGTTAGAAGCAGAGGTTTTAGAAAAGCCAATTCTTTTTGATGGTGCTGCAGATGTTCTGTCGCTACTTGCAGCATCTGGTCAGCGCAATTTTATGATTTCACATCGTAATAATCAAGTTCTATCCATCTTGAAAGCGGCAAAAATTGAACAGTATTTTACAGAAGTTGTAACCTCTGATAATGGCTTCAAGAGAAAACCGGCACCAGATTCCATTAATTATCTGATTAAAAAATATCAGCTCATCCCTTCAGAAACAGTAATGATTGGTGACAGAGCACTTGATATTGAAGCTGGGTGTACTGCAGGAATCGCTACTATTTTTTTTGATGCCAAGTTGACCTCAGATAAAGCGACACGTCATATTCAGTCTCTGCGCGAGATTATTCAGGACTAA
- a CDS encoding DMT family transporter, whose protein sequence is MNVQKRIFKGTLFAVIAGCMWGISGIFGQLFFRDYHGNPLWITSTRLTVAGIILLGMSMLRSRKRIFDVWKSKKNMPILFLYVFGGVFSVQYFYYVAIQLSNSATATILQYVAPVFIMLYLLIFRRQIPKFKSVIFVVLAMLGVFLLITNGNVGRLSISPMALLAGLLAAVAVVIYSIVPRPLLDKYGALNMTGWGMFLAGVGSNIFYPVWRIDFHVDALAIFYILTISIVGTAVAFLLLLRAYQLISPLVVSVATATEPLTSVFVSIPLFGLKLTPLSIVAIIIVIVSVILLSKSEQA, encoded by the coding sequence ATGAATGTTCAAAAACGTATTTTTAAAGGAACTCTATTTGCAGTGATTGCGGGCTGTATGTGGGGAATATCAGGGATCTTTGGTCAATTATTTTTCCGAGATTATCATGGAAATCCGCTTTGGATTACATCGACTCGTTTGACAGTGGCGGGTATTATTTTGCTTGGGATGTCAATGTTGAGGAGTCGTAAACGAATTTTTGATGTCTGGAAATCAAAGAAAAATATGCCAATTCTATTTTTATATGTTTTTGGTGGCGTTTTTTCGGTACAATATTTTTATTATGTAGCGATACAACTCTCTAATAGTGCAACGGCAACGATTTTACAATATGTAGCACCTGTTTTTATTATGCTCTATTTACTTATCTTTCGTCGTCAAATCCCAAAGTTTAAATCAGTTATCTTTGTAGTCTTAGCAATGTTAGGTGTTTTTTTGCTGATTACAAATGGAAATGTTGGACGTTTATCTATTAGTCCAATGGCGCTGTTAGCAGGTTTGTTAGCTGCTGTTGCAGTTGTGATTTATTCAATCGTGCCCAGACCACTACTGGACAAATATGGTGCGTTAAACATGACGGGCTGGGGAATGTTTTTGGCAGGTGTTGGAAGTAATATTTTTTATCCTGTTTGGCGTATTGATTTTCACGTTGATGCACTTGCTATTTTTTATATTTTGACGATTTCTATAGTGGGGACAGCAGTGGCTTTTCTTTTGCTCTTACGAGCTTATCAGTTGATTTCACCATTAGTTGTTTCGGTTGCAACGGCAACAGAACCCTTAACCTCAGTTTTTGTCAGTATTCCGCTATTTGGTTTAAAGTTGACACCCTTGTCAATTGTAGCGATTATTATTGTCATTGTTTCGGTTATTTTATTGTCAAAATCAGAACAAGCATAA
- the abc-f gene encoding ribosomal protection-like ABC-F family protein, which translates to MSNIELRNLTFGYGAELIFDHAQINIDDKWQLGLVGRNGRGKSTLLKLLQGEIKSDSPVSTDKTFVYFPQELTDRDELTFYALSALTEFEQWELERELTLLKVDLDALWRPFSSLSGGEQTKCLLALLFLEQQNFPLIDEPTNHLDIESRETVANYLKKKSGFIVVSHDRDFLNQVCDHILAIERQQISLYQGTFSTYEAEKKLRDEFELAEDVKLRRDISRLKQTAREKETWSRNLEATKSRKNRGFDSETKRVDKGFIGRKAANMMQKSKNLEKRMNDEIMDKEKLLKNIEHIEPLSMNFVASHHKVLLRLENFSLGFDGEKLFQPLNFELNQGEIIAITGKNGAGKSSLIKYLSGTFEGETHGLLTVAHNISVAYVRQNYQNEGFLREFAVQNQLDIELFLANLKKLGMERNVFSQKIETMSQGQQKKVELARALSQTAQLYIWDEPLNYLDVFNHEQIESLLKNVQPTLLVVEHDRAFINHVADKEIVLQK; encoded by the coding sequence ATGTCGAATATTGAATTAAGAAACTTAACATTCGGATACGGTGCAGAGTTAATCTTTGACCATGCACAAATTAATATAGATGATAAGTGGCAATTGGGGTTGGTCGGAAGAAATGGACGAGGTAAGTCAACACTTTTGAAACTTTTACAAGGTGAAATCAAATCTGACAGTCCTGTCAGCACTGACAAAACATTTGTTTATTTTCCGCAGGAACTGACAGATAGGGATGAACTCACATTTTATGCTTTGTCAGCACTGACAGAGTTTGAACAGTGGGAATTGGAACGGGAATTGACGCTTTTGAAAGTCGATTTGGATGCTTTATGGCGACCATTTAGTTCTCTATCTGGTGGAGAGCAGACCAAGTGTTTGTTGGCATTGCTGTTTTTGGAACAACAAAATTTTCCTTTGATTGATGAGCCAACGAATCATCTGGATATAGAAAGTCGAGAAACAGTTGCAAATTATCTGAAGAAGAAGTCGGGGTTCATTGTTGTTTCGCACGACCGTGATTTTTTGAATCAAGTTTGTGACCATATTTTAGCGATTGAGCGGCAACAAATTAGTCTTTACCAAGGCACATTTTCAACCTATGAAGCTGAGAAAAAACTTCGCGATGAGTTTGAGTTAGCAGAAGATGTCAAATTACGTAGAGATATTTCACGTTTAAAGCAAACAGCACGTGAGAAAGAGACCTGGTCAAGAAATCTTGAAGCAACAAAATCTCGAAAAAATAGAGGTTTTGATAGTGAGACAAAGAGAGTAGATAAAGGATTTATTGGTCGAAAAGCAGCAAATATGATGCAAAAATCGAAAAATCTCGAAAAACGAATGAACGATGAAATAATGGATAAGGAAAAATTGCTAAAAAATATTGAACACATTGAGCCGCTCTCTATGAATTTTGTCGCTTCGCACCATAAAGTGCTTCTGAGGTTGGAGAATTTTTCTCTGGGTTTTGATGGTGAAAAACTGTTTCAACCATTAAATTTTGAGTTAAATCAGGGAGAAATTATTGCGATTACGGGCAAAAATGGTGCTGGTAAATCAAGTTTAATCAAATATTTGAGTGGTACATTTGAAGGAGAAACACATGGTCTATTGACTGTGGCTCATAATATTTCAGTGGCATATGTCAGACAGAACTATCAAAACGAAGGATTTTTGAGAGAATTTGCTGTTCAAAATCAATTGGACATTGAACTTTTTCTAGCAAATCTCAAAAAACTTGGGATGGAGCGAAATGTTTTTTCTCAAAAAATTGAAACAATGAGTCAAGGTCAGCAAAAGAAAGTCGAGTTAGCAAGAGCTTTATCGCAAACTGCGCAACTTTATATTTGGGATGAGCCGTTAAACTACCTCGATGTTTTTAACCATGAACAGATTGAGAGCTTGCTGAAAAATGTTCAACCAACGTTACTTGTCGTTGAGCATGACCGAGCATTTATCAATCATGTCGCTGATAAAGAGATAGTGTTGCAAAAGTAA
- a CDS encoding (S)-acetoin forming diacetyl reductase, whose translation MSKVAVVTGAGQGIGFAIAKRLYADGFKVAVVDYNEETAQKAAAELGENAFAVKADVSDREQVVAAFDAVVEKFGDLNVVVNNAGIAPTTPIETITPELFHKVYDINVGGVLWGTQTATAIFRKLDHGGKIINATSQAGVVGNPNLMLYSSSKFAVRGMTQIAARDLAEEGITVNAYAPGIVKTPMMFDIAHQVGKNAGKDDEWGMQTFAKDIAMKRLSEPEDVANVVGFLAGEDSNYITGQTIIVDGGMQFH comes from the coding sequence ATGTCTAAAGTTGCAGTAGTTACTGGTGCAGGTCAAGGAATTGGCTTTGCTATCGCAAAACGTTTGTATGCTGATGGATTCAAAGTTGCTGTTGTTGATTACAACGAAGAAACAGCACAAAAAGCAGCGGCAGAGCTTGGCGAAAATGCTTTTGCAGTGAAAGCGGATGTTTCAGATCGTGAACAAGTGGTTGCAGCATTTGATGCTGTGGTCGAAAAATTTGGTGATTTGAATGTTGTGGTTAATAACGCTGGGATTGCACCAACAACACCTATCGAAACGATTACACCAGAACTTTTCCATAAAGTTTATGATATCAATGTGGGTGGTGTTCTTTGGGGCACTCAAACAGCCACTGCTATTTTCCGCAAACTTGATCATGGTGGTAAAATTATCAATGCGACTTCGCAAGCTGGCGTTGTCGGCAATCCAAACCTCATGCTTTACAGTTCATCTAAATTTGCTGTTCGTGGAATGACGCAAATCGCAGCGCGTGATTTGGCTGAGGAAGGTATCACGGTCAATGCTTATGCACCTGGTATCGTTAAGACACCAATGATGTTTGACATTGCGCACCAAGTTGGTAAAAACGCTGGTAAAGATGACGAATGGGGCATGCAAACTTTTGCAAAAGATATTGCAATGAAACGTTTGTCAGAGCCTGAAGACGTGGCTAATGTGGTAGGTTTCCTTGCTGGAGAAGACTCAAATTATATCACGGGTCAAACGATTATTGTTGATGGTGGAATGCAATTCCATTAA